AGCGCGTGGGGTCAGTGTCATTTACATTTCACACCGTCTTGAAGAAGTGTTACGTAATTGTGATCGGATCACCGTTTTACGAGATGGCGTCAAGGTCACGACTGGAGATGCGCAAAACCTGAATGTGGATGTCCTTGTCGAGATGATGACGGGTAAGAGTTTCCATGGGAAGCAAATAAGTAGAGGAGAGACAAACATAAGGCGATTGAAGCAACCGATTCTTGCGGTGCGAAATCTTTCGGTCGGCGAGCGTGTACGGGGAGTCTCTTTTGAAGTCTATGCGGGGGAGGTATTGGGGATTACCGGTCTTATGGGCAGTGGTAAGAGCGAAATTGCTCGGGCACTGTTTGGTATCGATCATCCGAGAACCGGGGAGATTACGCTCCAGGGAAAGTTGCTCAACGTTCGGAATCCCATTGGTGCTATTCGGAATGGTATTGCGCTCATTCCGGAAGATCGCAAGCGTGAGGGTTTGATCTTGATACACTCTGTGGAAGATAACGTCACGCTCTCAGTAATTCGAGATTTTTCCAGAGCTGGCTGGTTCCAGAGAAAGCGGGCTCGTAGGGAGGTGGAAAAACAAGTGTACCGGTTGATGATTAAAACACCAACCCTGCAACAGCAGGTTCAATATCTGAGCGGTGGAAACCAGCAAAAAGTTGTGGTAGGCAAGTGGCTGATGCGCAAACCGAAAATTTTAATCCTCGATGAGCCAACGGTAGGCATTGATGTCAATGCTAAAAGGGAACTCCGCGATTACGTTCGGGAGATGGTCGCTGATGGTAGCTGCGGAGCAATTCTTTTTTCCTCGGATTTGAACGATATCATTCAGGCTTGTGATCGAGTACTCGTTCTCTATCGGGGGCAAATCATCAAAGAATATCCTCATGCAGCTCTTCTTTCTGAAGAGTCATTGCACCGGGCCATTCAGGGTGTAGTGGAAGCGTAAGAAAGAGTCGGAAACGCGAGGAGGATGACGAATACGGTGCGTGAAATGGACGTTGTGGGAAAACATCAAGAACAACAGAAGGTCCGCCTTAAGGTCTTAGGGCAGTTACTGAGAGGAAATGTAGCCCTTATTGTCTTTGCCATTG
This window of the Atribacterota bacterium genome carries:
- a CDS encoding sugar ABC transporter ATP-binding protein is translated as MITVETLEKSDGLATSQNVIMCLRGVKKSFPGVQALKGVDFELRRGEVHALIGENGAGKSTLVKIVMGVYRKDEGVMLLDGREVDFSNPEQAREHGITMVFQELSLIPYLDVAQNIFLGREPKNKFGLVKYRELYRWARELIERYHLQVPFKVSDTIVSLGRGNCQIVEILKALAREAKVLILDEPTASLTKDEEDSLYEIIMTLKARGVSVIYISHRLEEVLRNCDRITVLRDGVKVTTGDAQNLNVDVLVEMMTGKSFHGKQISRGETNIRRLKQPILAVRNLSVGERVRGVSFEVYAGEVLGITGLMGSGKSEIARALFGIDHPRTGEITLQGKLLNVRNPIGAIRNGIALIPEDRKREGLILIHSVEDNVTLSVIRDFSRAGWFQRKRARREVEKQVYRLMIKTPTLQQQVQYLSGGNQQKVVVGKWLMRKPKILILDEPTVGIDVNAKRELRDYVREMVADGSCGAILFSSDLNDIIQACDRVLVLYRGQIIKEYPHAALLSEESLHRAIQGVVEA